A window from Thermomonas aquatica encodes these proteins:
- a CDS encoding autotransporter domain-containing protein — protein MNSYSGDTRVQAGGLYIKGSADSSKLYVSNGATVWLDGNVASVANSGRFFYSAPGTTGASVFASVLGDFTQTAQGNLGLWLGRTLGVGGRATLDGQLSILGAKSGYTTRASELLLNAASISGTFASLRAAPNVFLDANLRYSPTSVFLDINRIDVANAVAGMSLPTITQLSAQRVESAMGAIDGQLGGIAPAGIGGAFIDAAGALQQSSSIATADVSLRSLSGELHAASAAMTFDAIDAGRRALNARIDGLSHAPQTAGGWYRDLSGGGILAQGGYDSVGIDSAGEMIGNDWRIGRDAVVGIAMNRLDQSSWLGAFGDRSRGRQRELQLYAAAWRGGWHGQAQLASGAFQRQMQRNLLLGSMRDSVATQLSGDYIGASGEIGRRFGAGAIALTPYLGAQYVHVGNDGFDEGGASGFGLRADAWDSSRWQGFAGLRAARGWHAGGVGLRMDARAEWQRTLGSNGELFDASFNGLEQWAPLQGIGLARRSRWLGVGLSAAFARGTSFRFDLGRRSSDVGDSGMASLQAMYRF, from the coding sequence ATGAACAGCTACAGCGGAGATACGCGCGTGCAGGCGGGTGGGCTGTACATCAAGGGCAGCGCCGATTCGTCGAAGCTGTACGTGAGCAACGGCGCCACCGTTTGGCTGGACGGCAATGTCGCCTCGGTCGCCAACAGCGGGCGATTCTTCTACAGCGCGCCGGGCACCACCGGCGCGTCCGTATTCGCGTCGGTTCTCGGCGATTTCACCCAGACGGCGCAAGGCAACCTCGGGCTCTGGCTAGGCAGGACCCTCGGCGTCGGCGGCAGGGCGACGTTGGACGGCCAGCTGTCGATCCTCGGCGCCAAGAGCGGTTACACCACCCGGGCCAGCGAACTGCTGCTGAATGCCGCGAGCATCTCGGGGACATTCGCGAGCCTGCGCGCCGCGCCGAATGTCTTCCTGGATGCCAACCTGAGGTACTCGCCGACTTCCGTGTTCCTCGACATCAACCGCATCGACGTCGCCAACGCCGTGGCCGGCATGAGCCTGCCCACCATCACCCAGCTGTCCGCGCAACGGGTCGAATCGGCGATGGGCGCGATCGACGGCCAGCTTGGCGGCATCGCCCCGGCCGGGATCGGCGGCGCCTTCATCGACGCGGCCGGCGCCCTGCAGCAATCGTCGAGCATCGCCACGGCCGATGTTTCGCTGCGCAGCCTGTCGGGCGAACTGCATGCGGCGTCGGCGGCGATGACGTTCGACGCGATCGATGCCGGCCGTCGCGCGCTGAACGCCCGCATCGACGGGCTGTCGCATGCGCCGCAAACCGCCGGCGGCTGGTATCGCGACCTGTCCGGCGGCGGCATCCTGGCGCAAGGCGGTTACGACAGCGTCGGCATCGATTCCGCCGGCGAGATGATCGGCAACGACTGGCGGATCGGCCGCGACGCGGTGGTCGGCATCGCGATGAACCGGCTCGACCAATCGAGTTGGCTGGGCGCGTTCGGCGACCGCAGCCGCGGCCGCCAACGCGAGTTGCAGCTGTACGCGGCGGCCTGGCGCGGCGGCTGGCATGGCCAGGCGCAACTGGCGTCCGGCGCGTTCCAGCGGCAGATGCAGCGCAACCTGCTGCTGGGCTCGATGCGGGATTCGGTGGCGACGCAGCTGTCGGGCGATTACATCGGCGCGTCCGGCGAAATCGGCCGGCGCTTCGGGGCCGGCGCCATCGCCCTGACGCCGTATCTCGGAGCGCAATACGTGCATGTCGGCAACGACGGCTTCGACGAAGGCGGTGCCAGCGGTTTCGGCCTGCGCGCGGATGCGTGGGACAGCAGCCGCTGGCAGGGCTTCGCCGGCCTGCGTGCGGCCCGCGGCTGGCACGCGGGCGGCGTCGGGCTGCGCATGGATGCGCGCGCGGAATGGCAGCGGACGCTGGGGTCGAACGGCGAACTGTTCGACGCCAGCTTCAACGGCCTGGAGCAATGGGCGCCATTGCAGGGCATCGGGCTGGCGCGGCGCAGCCGGTGGCTCGGCGTCGGTTTGTCGGCGGCGTTCGCTCGCGGGACGAGCTTCCGCTTCGATTTGGGCCGCCGTTCCAGCGATGTCGGCGACAGCGGCATGGCGTCGCTGCAGGCGATGTACCGGTTCTGA
- a CDS encoding S8 family peptidase — MSRGTRAKAAALLPCAIALALAACGGGGGVRSNPPPVTPSGPGFTPTVANDGTLTQPNPPTIPTQGAALAFDAQFGKQLQVINAGASLGAGALGSGIGIGILDSGVRRNHPQLSPRVAYNGFYLNSPPNNPNVDYVLEHGTWVALTAAGSAIGRWPGGVAPAATIISGRFLSDNPPVDDGSGQGNAVSTADAAGFADFLDDAHADLYAHGARIINNSWGGVYFEDEAAGATAMAAGYTDFILNKNGLVVFANGNYGNDARFRADPSDTSSLPTLAPSLGLERGWLTVAALDPENPTQLLSFSQYCGRSMNYCLSAPGSVYVVGASPVDGNDQTTDDDKIYRVQGTSFAAPLVSGAAAAVWSVFPYFNNDLVRQTLLGTAKDVGAPGVDAVFGWGVLDVGKAANGPGKFAWGDVAVSFSGNSVWRNDIAGSGGWSRTAAARSPWRG; from the coding sequence ATGTCCCGCGGCACGCGCGCCAAGGCTGCCGCATTGTTGCCGTGCGCGATCGCGCTGGCGCTGGCCGCATGCGGGGGCGGGGGCGGCGTGCGCTCGAACCCGCCGCCGGTCACGCCTTCCGGGCCCGGCTTCACGCCCACCGTGGCGAACGACGGCACGCTGACCCAGCCGAATCCGCCGACGATCCCGACACAGGGGGCGGCGCTGGCCTTCGATGCGCAGTTCGGCAAGCAACTCCAGGTCATCAATGCCGGCGCTTCGCTTGGCGCGGGTGCGCTGGGTTCGGGCATCGGCATCGGCATCCTCGATTCCGGCGTGCGCAGGAACCACCCGCAGCTCAGTCCACGCGTGGCCTACAACGGGTTCTACCTGAACTCGCCACCCAACAATCCCAATGTCGACTATGTGCTCGAGCACGGCACCTGGGTCGCGTTGACGGCTGCCGGGTCGGCGATCGGGCGCTGGCCCGGCGGCGTCGCGCCGGCGGCGACGATCATTTCCGGGCGATTCCTGTCGGACAACCCGCCGGTCGACGATGGCTCCGGGCAAGGCAATGCCGTCAGTACGGCGGATGCGGCCGGCTTCGCCGATTTCCTCGACGACGCGCATGCCGACCTGTATGCGCATGGCGCGCGGATCATCAACAATTCCTGGGGCGGCGTGTATTTCGAGGACGAGGCGGCCGGCGCAACCGCGATGGCCGCCGGCTACACCGACTTCATCCTCAACAAGAACGGACTGGTGGTGTTCGCCAACGGCAACTACGGCAACGATGCGCGTTTCCGCGCCGATCCCTCCGATACCTCCTCGCTGCCGACGCTGGCGCCGTCCCTGGGCCTGGAGCGTGGCTGGCTGACCGTGGCGGCGCTGGACCCGGAAAACCCGACGCAGCTACTTTCGTTTTCGCAGTATTGCGGGCGCTCGATGAACTACTGCCTGTCGGCGCCGGGTTCGGTCTATGTCGTTGGCGCATCGCCGGTCGATGGCAACGACCAGACCACCGACGACGACAAGATCTACCGCGTGCAGGGCACGTCCTTCGCGGCTCCCCTGGTTTCCGGCGCGGCGGCGGCGGTATGGTCGGTGTTCCCGTACTTCAACAACGACCTGGTGCGGCAGACCCTGCTCGGTACGGCGAAGGACGTCGGTGCGCCCGGCGTCGACGCCGTGTTCGGCTGGGGCGTGCTGGACGTGGGCAAGGCGGCGAACGGCCCGGGCAAGTTCGCCTGGGGCGACGTCGCCGTCTCGTTCTCGGGCAATTCGGTGTGGCGCAACGACATCGCCGGCAGCGGGGGCTGGTCAAGAACGGCAGCGGCACGCTCACCTTGGCGGGGATGA
- a CDS encoding thiolase family protein, producing MSDVVIVGAKRTAIGSFLGQFTGTPTPALGTAAISAALAQSGVAGDKVDEVIMGCVLPAGLGQAPARQASRAAGIADAAGCTTINKVCGSGMKAVMLAHDLIKAGSAQVVVAGGMESMTNAPHLLNNSRTGIRYGSAEMLDHMAWDGLTNPYDGKAMGVFGDAACAKYGYDRAAVDAYSAESARRAQAAQANGAFADEIAAVTVKTRKGEVVVDKDEEPGKIDLNKIPELRAAFGKDGVLTAASSSKISDGAAALVVMSAEAAAAAGAQPLARIVAHATHAQAPEWFTTAPVAALKNVLDKAGWSVADVDLFEVNEAFACVAMAPMSDLGIPHDKLNVNGGALALGHPIGASGARLLVTLLNALKARGGKRGVASLCIGGGEATAMAIELS from the coding sequence ATGAGCGACGTCGTCATCGTCGGTGCCAAGCGCACCGCCATCGGTTCCTTCCTCGGCCAGTTCACCGGTACGCCCACGCCGGCGCTCGGCACGGCGGCCATTTCCGCCGCGCTCGCCCAGTCCGGCGTCGCCGGCGACAAGGTGGACGAGGTGATCATGGGCTGCGTGCTGCCGGCCGGCCTGGGCCAGGCGCCCGCGCGCCAGGCCTCGCGCGCCGCTGGCATCGCCGATGCCGCCGGTTGCACCACCATCAACAAGGTCTGCGGTTCGGGCATGAAGGCGGTGATGCTGGCCCACGACCTGATCAAGGCCGGCTCCGCGCAAGTGGTGGTCGCCGGCGGCATGGAGTCGATGACCAATGCCCCGCACCTGCTCAACAACTCGCGCACCGGCATCCGCTACGGCAGCGCCGAGATGCTCGACCACATGGCCTGGGACGGCCTGACCAATCCCTACGACGGCAAGGCGATGGGCGTGTTCGGCGATGCCGCCTGCGCCAAGTACGGCTACGACCGCGCCGCGGTCGACGCCTATTCCGCGGAAAGCGCCAGGCGTGCGCAGGCCGCGCAGGCCAATGGCGCGTTCGCCGACGAGATCGCCGCGGTCACGGTCAAGACCCGCAAGGGCGAGGTCGTGGTCGACAAGGACGAGGAACCCGGCAAGATCGACCTCAACAAGATCCCGGAGCTGCGCGCCGCCTTCGGCAAGGACGGCGTGCTGACCGCGGCCTCCTCCTCGAAGATTTCCGACGGTGCCGCGGCGCTGGTGGTGATGTCCGCCGAAGCCGCGGCCGCCGCCGGCGCCCAGCCGCTGGCCCGGATCGTCGCCCATGCCACCCATGCGCAGGCGCCGGAATGGTTCACCACCGCGCCGGTCGCGGCGCTGAAGAACGTGCTGGACAAGGCCGGCTGGTCGGTGGCCGACGTCGACCTGTTCGAGGTCAACGAGGCCTTCGCCTGCGTGGCGATGGCGCCGATGAGCGACCTCGGCATCCCCCACGACAAGCTGAACGTGAATGGCGGCGCGCTGGCGCTGGGCCACCCGATCGGGGCCTCCGGCGCCCGCCTGCTCGTCACCCTGCTGAACGCCCTCAAGGCCCGCGGCGGCAAGCGTGGCGTGGCATCGTTGTGCATTGGCGGCGGCGAGGCGACCGCCATGGCCATCGAACTTTCGTGA